One genomic segment of Clostridium estertheticum subsp. estertheticum includes these proteins:
- a CDS encoding sensor domain-containing diguanylate cyclase, translating to MNEGYIRREIKALLEKANSLKNTDSQRAIELSNDALLLSEKIEYTLGVKVAKLYMAYSYYSIGNDEKALELIFVSLHYFIEKGFCDLIWWEYNLLGIIFSELGDIEKSMTFYDKAQIVAIEIDLGKRYDNKATSKKSIMLTLNNIAENYKLLNEYKEALSYSERAYDIDSLSDYSLSSGVTILSLGEIYYLLEDYEKANILSYKALKYMKRYNYTIADADIYKLLAQTSWKKRNYAKADEYFYIAINLNEKQAIPSYKIDSLLSYYEYMMDRKKIKKAIVILIDACNVSIKYKQHEKVSEISMMLSILYEKSGEYESSFRYMKLHYKYEKKHIEDYKKNIIQSLNMKKKMLEIEKENNRIIEKNVNLKIESQSLQMLVEKISIISELGQKITSTLNEHSILDILYSSIKDFMDLSYFCIGLYDENNSMINYLDAIINGKKENIPALSLLSKPSFTEKCIESGELIIINNVSKEFPRYINEGAFNNQLKLNYNSELNSLMFCPLIVNAKIIGVMSIQSKGKNAFTPYHIEMVKALSSYAAIAINNSIKSMELEMEVIKTKEIQIELEKVNEILLSLSENDSLTGIPNRRKFDIYINDVWEGSIRERNSLSLLIIDIDYFKEYNDNFGHLEGDNCLARVASILANLNNGPYFVARFGGDEFVVLLPESSIDYAIKFGENLRIKLKTLNIRHKFSEISDRITLSIGISSVFPNENITINEFIRKVDNELYIAKRNGRNRISADVY from the coding sequence ATGAATGAGGGTTATATAAGGAGAGAAATTAAGGCACTTTTAGAAAAAGCTAATTCACTAAAAAATACTGATTCTCAGCGGGCGATAGAATTATCAAATGATGCATTACTCCTATCTGAAAAGATAGAATATACACTTGGTGTAAAAGTCGCCAAGTTATATATGGCTTATTCTTACTATAGCATTGGGAATGATGAAAAAGCATTAGAATTAATATTTGTTTCACTACATTATTTTATTGAAAAAGGATTTTGCGATCTCATATGGTGGGAATATAATTTATTAGGCATTATATTTAGTGAGTTAGGTGATATTGAAAAAAGTATGACTTTTTATGATAAAGCACAAATAGTCGCAATAGAAATTGATTTAGGTAAAAGATATGATAATAAGGCTACTTCGAAAAAATCGATAATGCTTACTTTAAATAATATTGCAGAAAATTATAAACTACTTAATGAATACAAAGAAGCATTAAGTTATAGTGAAAGAGCATATGACATAGATTCTTTATCGGATTATAGTTTATCTAGTGGAGTAACTATCCTTAGCTTAGGTGAGATTTATTACTTATTAGAGGATTATGAAAAGGCGAATATTCTCTCATACAAAGCTTTAAAGTACATGAAACGGTACAATTATACTATAGCGGATGCTGATATCTATAAATTATTAGCTCAGACTTCATGGAAAAAGAGAAACTACGCAAAGGCTGATGAATATTTTTATATTGCTATAAATTTGAATGAAAAACAAGCAATACCTAGTTATAAAATTGATTCATTACTTAGTTATTATGAATATATGATGGACCGAAAAAAAATAAAAAAAGCAATTGTTATATTAATAGATGCCTGTAATGTATCAATAAAATATAAACAACATGAAAAGGTATCTGAGATATCGATGATGTTATCAATATTATATGAAAAGTCAGGAGAATATGAATCCTCTTTTAGATATATGAAATTGCACTATAAGTACGAAAAAAAACATATAGAAGATTATAAAAAAAATATTATTCAAAGTTTAAATATGAAAAAGAAGATGTTAGAAATTGAGAAAGAGAATAATAGAATTATAGAGAAAAATGTAAACTTAAAAATAGAATCACAATCGCTACAAATGCTTGTTGAAAAAATATCTATTATTAGTGAACTAGGACAGAAAATAACTTCAACTTTAAATGAACATTCGATATTAGATATACTTTATTCAAGTATTAAGGATTTCATGGATTTGTCTTATTTTTGTATTGGTCTTTATGATGAGAATAACTCTATGATAAATTATTTAGATGCTATTATTAATGGTAAAAAGGAAAATATACCTGCTCTTTCACTTTTAAGTAAACCAAGTTTTACTGAAAAATGTATTGAGAGTGGTGAGTTGATTATAATTAATAATGTTAGTAAAGAGTTTCCAAGATATATTAACGAGGGCGCATTTAACAATCAACTAAAATTGAATTATAATTCAGAACTAAATTCACTTATGTTTTGTCCTCTTATAGTAAATGCGAAGATTATAGGAGTAATGTCAATACAAAGTAAAGGTAAAAATGCTTTTACACCATACCATATTGAAATGGTTAAAGCGCTATCATCTTATGCTGCTATAGCAATTAATAATTCAATAAAATCAATGGAACTAGAAATGGAAGTTATAAAAACAAAAGAAATTCAAATTGAATTAGAAAAAGTGAATGAAATATTATTATCTTTGTCTGAAAACGATAGTTTAACGGGGATTCCTAATAGGAGAAAGTTTGATATCTACATAAATGATGTTTGGGAGGGTAGTATAAGAGAAAGAAATAGTTTATCTCTACTAATCATTGATATAGATTATTTTAAAGAGTATAATGATAACTTTGGTCATTTAGAGGGGGATAATTGCTTAGCTAGGGTTGCTAGTATATTGGCAAACTTGAATAATGGACCATATTTTGTTGCAAGGTTTGGAGGTGATGAATTTGTGGTTTTATTGCCAGAAAGTTCAATTGATTACGCAATTAAATTTGGGGAAAATTTAAGAATTAAATTGAAGACGTTGAATATTAGACATAAATTCTCGGAAATTTCAGATAGAATTACTTTATCAATTGGAATATCTTCTGTTTTTCCTAATGAAAATATAACAATAAATGAATTTATAAGAAAAGTTGATAATGAACTTTATATTGCTAAGAGAAATGGAAGAAATAGAATATCAGCTGACGTATACTGA
- a CDS encoding FeoB-associated Cys-rich membrane protein codes for MNENELHEQHAESKIFTILAIIFFVIGAIISIVEILVQRSVYLKTANISSQLGYIIGRIIAVILIAYIVRLIFKKKKGCALMIFSIIFMLASTVTTANAINKRTEEISFNKVAMHKLISMSSDYAAGKELSSDKLENSKYGNMAPLLDLCNQYFISYQKLSANMKTDVSKAHVETLLSADTFSTPAKTKDTQERLKTLTNGFAQFETDANKITKTMNTDVNNVDIPKIYKEDVAAGFEKGQLQSSAMIKKYIAFETSFIKKINDSVTFMVSEKGNYEVKNNMVYFKSPATLAKFNKNMSDIQKLAIEETTLINDMKKTAEKQLDYMKTLDK; via the coding sequence ATGAATGAAAATGAGTTACATGAACAACATGCTGAAAGTAAAATATTTACTATTTTAGCAATAATATTTTTCGTAATAGGGGCAATAATATCAATAGTAGAGATTTTAGTTCAGAGGAGTGTTTATTTAAAAACAGCTAATATAAGTAGCCAACTGGGATATATAATTGGAAGAATAATCGCAGTTATTCTTATAGCATATATAGTTAGATTAATTTTTAAAAAGAAAAAAGGCTGTGCTCTAATGATTTTTTCAATAATTTTCATGCTTGCGTCAACTGTAACAACAGCTAATGCAATCAACAAAAGAACTGAGGAGATTAGTTTTAACAAGGTTGCTATGCACAAATTAATAAGTATGAGTAGTGATTATGCAGCTGGAAAAGAATTAAGTTCTGATAAATTAGAAAATTCTAAATATGGTAATATGGCACCTCTTTTAGATTTATGTAATCAATATTTTATTTCTTATCAAAAATTGAGTGCTAATATGAAAACAGATGTATCTAAAGCTCATGTTGAGACTTTATTATCAGCCGATACATTTAGTACTCCAGCTAAGACTAAAGATACTCAGGAAAGATTAAAAACCTTAACTAATGGATTTGCTCAATTTGAAACAGATGCTAATAAAATTACTAAAACAATGAATACAGATGTAAATAACGTAGATATTCCGAAAATCTATAAAGAAGATGTAGCGGCCGGGTTTGAAAAAGGACAACTTCAATCAAGCGCTATGATAAAGAAATATATAGCATTTGAAACAAGTTTTATTAAAAAGATAAATGATAGTGTAACCTTTATGGTAAGTGAAAAGGGAAATTATGAAGTAAAGAACAACATGGTATATTTTAAATCACCTGCTACATTAGCTAAATTTAATAAAAACATGAGTGATATACAAAAATTAGCAATTGAAGAAACTACTCTTATAAATGATATGAAGAAAACAGCAGAGAAACAACTTGATTATATGAAAACTTTAGATAAGTAA